The Haemorhous mexicanus isolate bHaeMex1 chromosome 6, bHaeMex1.pri, whole genome shotgun sequence genome includes the window GCAAGATATTTAGATGGCCATTGTTATATGtacaataataaataatttggtGCAATAAGTACCAGGCTTGCACATCAGTCATGGAAGGTGCTGAACTCCTttcacctctgctcctgccacaggcCTTCCTGTGGGATGTGTGTGCAACAGCTTGGTGGCTCTGGAGGAAGACACTGTTGTCAGGGTGTGTCACCTCCCCAGAGCCTCTAGAAGCCAGTCTGGCACCTTGGATATCTGCCAGCCCCACTGAAGGAGGGAAGCAGCCATCCCACCACTTGTTTTACACAAACATGGCAATGTTTGCTGCCTCCATCCTGGatcagggctgggcaggcagacCTCTTCATTGCTGGTATTTtcacacaggggctgtgtgagttattcctcctgcagctcacagccCCTGTGGAATTGCTTTGAGAGGTGTGCCAGCACTCCTGGGCAGTCTGGTGATGTTTCTCACTGCCCTGCAGAtctgagcccagagctgtaaTTCCTTCAGAAGCTTTGCCCCCCTGCCAAGCAACCTGTATAGAAAAGCAGCACTCACTGTGTTAGAAACAGGAGTGGGGAACAGAGTGCTGGTTCCAGCTAATGAGGGGAGGAGGTGAAAAAGGCATCTTACAGTATGGCCTTGAAGGGATCTCCTGTGGGATCCAAGAATAGCACCCTGGAGCCACATCAAAGCACTGTCACTGCCCCAGGTCCTCCAGCATGGTGACAGAGTCCATGTGAGCTGTATTGTGCTCTCATAGCAGGTGAGTGTCTGCCGTGCTCTCAGTGCAGTGTAATGGAACTTCAAGAGCATCACCTTTATTCTCTGAAATCTGTTGCTGGCCAGTGCTCTCATACAGTCATAACATTAGCAATCTCCTGCTTCTAGCAGCAAATTATCCTGCTACCCAGGAAACCTTTGTCCCTCTCCTGTCCTGCTCACTGAATAAAAAGCACCAGCACTTCCATCAGGAGCCTAAGCCTCAGCTCTCTCAGTTTTCAGGAGGCTGAAGGCAGAAGAGAGAACAGTTGGCAAATGGATAGTAAAAAAAAGATCTGATAAAGTAATTGAGGGCTTCAGCAAGTGGGACTGACAACAGAAGGGAAAGCAGCTGAAGAGAGGAAAGGATTTCAAACTAGCAGTGTCACTGGGCAGAGTGGAAGGCAGGCAAATCCTGGCCAACAGGAAGGTGCCTGTGGCACTTGGCCCTTTTCATTTAGGCACAAAACCCACTTTGGGATCTTGTGGGAGCGCTGAGAGTCCCACAAGACTGGTTTGAGAGTCTTCTCAGTGCTATGTGAGTTGGTGGAAGATCCTGAAGTGGTGCTGCCCACTGGATTTGGCAGATGATGTTTCCATCAAGTGCCAGGGTGGAACAGTGTTTCACTGCCTTTCCCCAGTTTGTGCTCCCCAAAATCACTCTGAGAACCAGAGTAACTGTCAAAGCAAATGTGGGCTTTTCTTTGGAGCCACAATGGTGGGCAAACACCCACATAAAGGCAGCCACTGGACACAGGGCACTGATGCCTCTTGCACATCTTGCCTTTTTCAGAGGTGGACTGCAGCTCCCAAACCTTTCACACCTGAGCCAAGAAGAGGAGGATGTAAAGTACACCTCCCACACTGGATGTCACTTTCTTCTGCACTGACAGCCCATCGGTGAAGGGGTCCTGTGGGATGGGTTGTCTGTGGTCAGCACACAAAGCAGGTGGTCCAACACCTTTATAGAGGGGATTAATTGCTTCCCCTGCTCAGGAGAGCTGACAGATGTGTTGTGTGCACGAAAGAGAGACAAGGGAGAGCTGCCATCTGCTGTTGGAAAAATCCTGGTTCATCTCTTAGCCCAGGCACTGCTAAGAGCTGCAGGTGGCtccttcctgccagcagctcccaccacgCTGGGATCACACACAGGACAGTATTCCACAGGGGAAACAGGAATCCAaaccctgtgctggggaggggaaaggtTTGCCCCGACGATCTGCTGTTCTCATGTGTGAATCAGGAAGAAGAGGATGGATTTACTGACCTTTCCAACCATCCATACGAGCAGCAAagcaaggagggaggaagggatggCAAACCCACTGTGCCTCCAGGAGGGACTTCAGTGGAAAAATCATGCCCATCTTCAAATGGAAGCCACAGATAGTCAATTAGATCAGTATTTAGACCTGATCTCTGCAGTGGATTTTCAAAAAGCTGAGCATTCTGTAttatcaatggaaatgaaaaaattgGTGATGTCCTACATTCTAAATTCTGGGTACTcaggatgaaaaaaacccaatcactAACTGAAAAGGTAGCTCATTTATTGAAATGCCATTCTGAGTCagtcaaaattatttatttgcttcTGAAAACATGTTTACTTCTATTTTCTAAGTGACATTTTATGTCAGTTCAGctaaatgtattattttttacAAGAAAAGACATCCAAGTATTTAATacaaattaaaacatttcagtcCTTTAAATGGCAAGTTAATGTTGTTTAAAACTTCAATTAAGTAAACCCAAACAAATCTGAAAATTCTGCATACAAAGATATCACTtacttatatttttttcccaaaagaaaaaataaatgaaggaaaaagcaatTCATAAAAAACCAGTCCTGGTCATTTACAAGGGAACCACACAATTCAATAATCCAGGACCAGGTCTTTCATAAGCAAACACTAATTTGTAATACAGCAGCATGGTGCTGATTTGACCTGAAGGTAAACACTTTTCAGTTATTATGTTGAATTTTTTCACTGCAGATTGGTATTTTttgaaaggataaaaataaaaagataataattctAGAGTATGTGTACTAAACTCTAATGATTTTCCAGTAGGAATGCTGAGAGGGGTAGTAATAATAAAGATGGGTGTTCAGTCAATtcagttgtttgttttggtgaaCTTTTGAGGAATGATGTTCTGCTCTGGTAGAGGCATAGGTGTGTGTCTAAATATAAGCTTATAGTCCATGTCTGAAGCTTTTGACCTCTTTATCTTTTAAATAATGACTGAgttattaaaaccaaaaataaccaaaaagaATAAACCAAACCCCCATGGTGAtagttcaaaaagaaaatattgatttaATGCAGTAATTATGCACAAGGCCTGGTCTGATAAAActgtaaaattctttttttccccaaacagaTAACAGGAATTTTATCCCACCAtacttcaaagagaaaaattctcAATCAACTGTGCTGATGCTTCTGACTTGACCCAGTGTCATTTAAAGCAGGAGCTGGtgatcccagcagcagctgtcacaCACTCAGCTGAGTCCAGAGGACTGAATTCAGATGAGGGCAGGTGAAACCCACTTTGCAGGACATCTGTACTTCACACCAACCCCTTTTGAagtgaaaaccttccaaaaccacagcagtgcaggtttttcttgtgtttctgtgggttttcagcagcatttcagagaTCAGAAGGCAGCAGTGGTTACACCCAGCAGATGCTGCGGCCAATTGTTCCCTGCAGGGACCCAGGGCTGGCAACCAGGGCTTTTCCCAGGTGGGTTGTCAGGTGTGCTGGGCAGACACAAACAGCAGCATCACCTGGCCAGCCCTTCAGAGTTTCTGATGTTACCCTGGGAAGAAGGTGCTGGAGCTTCCCTCTGTTCCCACACTCTGCTGTCAGAGGCCTGTGGCAGCTTCTGAagatgcccagctctgccacagcaccttgctctgctgcagagacgCCTTGAACCCGGCAGGCTTTGCAGAACCCACGCAGCCCTTCCCCTCCGGATGCAGAGCGCGGTGGAGAAGAGGATCCCCAGCCTTTGTGCCGCCTCTTGGTGGCCTTTTCCTTCCAGAAGACAAAGGTGAAAGCGTAAAACCGAGCAAAACAATCCTAGTCACTGcaaaaaaaatgttgatttcCCTTCAACACTGAAGAGAGAGCTGAAGCCCTGAggtccccgcggccccggccggTGTCGGGCGCTCCGGGCTGACTCAGCCCCGCCGAGCCGGTCCGACATCCTGAGAGCTGCCACGGCATGGCCACGCAGGGCAGGAAACCGCTCcgaagcagaaagaaaacaaatttaaaaaacctttcAGACAGTTGCCAATAAAGTTTCTTTGGCTCTGCGTCTGGGCATggctcccaaatccagcctcTTGCCCTCGGATAAAGCACTAGAGCCTGGAATGAGAGTCAGATGCGTGGGAGGGGTGCATGTGTCTGTGTCTGGGCTGGAAAACATATGTACTGTAGTGCCtagaaaaagctttttgctttgGGCCTTGCTCCAGAAAACCTCTTTCCTTGCTTTCACAACTGTCCCCTGTTCCTTGGGACTACCCAGATGTTTAACCCAGCCTGAGGACAGGGAGCTGAGGAGTTTTCTCAGTGTCATTCCCTCTGACCCCCaggcctgggagcagccagcctggggcACGCAACCTCCAGCCCTCACCCTGTTCCTCACCAggtgggtgggatgggatgggatgggatgggatgggatgggatgggatgggatgggatgggatgggatgggatgggatgggatggtcACCAGGCCGTGGGGTGACCTGTGTGCAGCactgcacccacagcttctgGCTTTACCTGTCGGGAGGAGATCAAGCCACAGCCTCAGCAGAGACAGCCAAACACCTCGGGGGACaaaagaagagagggagaaagagggtTGTTGTTGGTCTGTTCCTGCCCTTTAATCCTGAGGTTCTGTTAATGGGTGGACTGATTGtcacttttttaaaatcctATCCTGGAACTTTCCAGCTATGTGGGAATTTTAGCTAGTCTCAAATGAAAGACAAACAGGAACCCCCACCATCAAACCGTGCTTCCTtcacctgccaggctgcagcaagAAGCTGGGGGATGAAAAAAAGAGcgaatacttttctttttcacatccCACTTTGAACCCCAGCCTCTTCCGGGCGGGCAGGGCGGCGGTAACCCGAGGGATGCGGGTGCGAGCGAGGCCCGGGGGCGAGCACCGGGAGGCGCCGGTGGAAGCGGAGCGAGGGCGGACGGCGGGCGCGGAGGATGCGCTgaccctccctgctctccatggagCGGAGGGACCGAGGGCTCGGCTGTCCCCGGGCcgtgccggccccgccgcccgccccggcccgccccgcacACCTCGGCCCGCCCCTGGCGACCTGCGGGCGGCGGTGGGGCTGCTTGGGGAGGCTGCTCCgccggggctgctccctgcccgcACCGGTGACATCTCCCTGCTCGCACAGGTGACATCGCGGGcggagcggccgccgccccggTGAAGCGCCCGCGGCTCCGGACGCGCGTCCCCCGCCCTGTCCCTCCCCGGGGACTCCAGCGTGTCCCTGGGGCAGGCCAGGGACCTGCCGcacccctgctctgtgcccggCCCGCCTACGAAGGAAACCCGGGGGAAAAACACACATTTGGTTCTGTTAAGCACCGCGGCAGGTCGGTGAGAGGCGCGTTCAGTGAGTGGTTTTTAACCCGCCCCCCAAACCAGCTCGGGAAAATGCTTGAGGAGATGGGGTTAATCTGACATGGCCAATGCAGCACTGTCTGTATCGTTTATAGATGCCAAACGGAATGTATTAGATCTGCCTCAATTACCTACATAGCTgcaaatactgtatttttacaGGATTCTAGTCgttgggatggggcagcccatACCGGCAGAAATAGCATTATTTGAGTTTGCATTATTTGAGTTTGCACGAGGTGGCTGAAGTagtcacagaaaatatttttaaagtgttgGATGTTGACTGTAGTTATTTTAGTTTGTCTCCAGCGTACTCAGTCAGTACTGAGTTAATAATCCAGCGACTTCTGTTATGTATTTGCTGAGTATTGTTCACTAATTTAATGGCTTTCTTGTGGTGTGGGCAGATAGTTCTgtgtaaattttaaataattttgcctACAGCAGTTTTCAGTGGATAATGCTggaatgtgtttattttaacCCAGGCATTCTTTCTCCTACCTTATCAGCTATCTTTCTTCCAACACAGGCCTTATCACAGAGGTATTTATTTATAATCCTTTCTTTGCAGGCTTAATACTCTACACAGAAAGTGAGGCCGAATAACGTGCACATGCCGAGTActggaggagaggctgaaggaCATCCTGTTTTGTTTCAGCAGTGTTGTTATTCTTTGGGGTGAAATGaagaatttgattttgttttggaaCCACTCATATTTCTGATGCAACTGAACTTCAGTAACCTTTTTGCAGTACGGATTTCAACAaatcattttttctctcttgaacAAAGATGCAGAACTTGTCGGTGGTAGAAAGTCTTGGTAACACAGACATGGCACACTGTGAGCTTCCAAAAGAGCTGGCAGCTGAGGCAGGTGGTGTGTGTCTCCATGAAAGTGGCTGTAACTGGAATGAAAGAACGAGCAATGAAGAAATTGTTAATCTCGAAGCAACGCAGCAAAGCCTCCCTGTAATGAACAGTGAAGGGAGAAGTTGCGAGGAATTTTCTGAGAGCAGCTTTAGTACCTCAGAACCCAGTGGTTCCTGGGGTGATTTTGAAGGCTTCACGGAGCCCTTAGACAAATCAGAGAGATTCAGTGATAACCTTGAATTTTCGGTGAAGTCAGCAAAAACCCGGGGGGCCGGTCCGGAGCTGAGCAGCCgaggctgcagcatttctgctgcccaggtgtgtgctgagCCATCTCTGTGCCATGGCATGCAGGAGGCTTCGGGCTCTCTGAGTGAGGTACGTGTTCACAGCAGAGCAAGGACCAGAAATGTTTGTGTTACTCCTTCCCACACCTCCGGGTCTGTATCTGTCTTCTCTGCAGAGGGTAACGCTGCACATGCAGAGAAACTGTCCAGCTACTTCGCAGCCACCTCAAGTGGAACAAAAGCAACTTCTTCTCAGTGTTTGACAAATACttaagctgtgctgctggagagcttTAAAGAATGTAATGCACTTTCTTGCTTCTAGGCACTAGGAATAAGTAGGCACATAGGCAAGTAAGCACGTAGGCACCATGAACCTTGCCCTGAAGGACATGCAGTGTAAAATTTAGACAAGAAAGAGCTTAAGAAGCAACAAATTGGAAAGGTGGGTGATAAAAGCAGGGTGGACAGAAATTCTGTGAGTTGCCTGCAAACTTATTGAAGTAAACCCACATACCATTGAATTAGAAACTGGCAAAAccaatgtatttttattatttagtaTACTCCCTGAATAATATCAACAGTTTTTCTGGAATTTTAGTCTGATGCTGACACACAAGACATTACAGAAATATAATTCATTTTTTAGCGTAGGATATAACATTTGCTCTTACAATGTTAGAGCTAAAATTCTGAGTAATTATTGCAATGAATTATtatcagcacaaaaaaaaaaaaaaatgttcaggtAAAGGGTTGTATATTGTGGGGATAAATGTGTTTCCATGTGGACCAAACAGCATcagcaaggagaaggaaagtAACAAAAGGGCAGAAGGAAcacaaaaatacagaacaaaatcccctttttcttAATACTTTCATCCTAAATGACAACATTTGAAAAAAGAGAACAATCAGCTAAGACTTCCATGGGGTTAATCTATAGCAGTAATAACTTACTGCTTGTAGTCTGTTGGGTGAGTTTTAGTAGGGGACTGAGACTTTCCTGGAGACAGGATTTCATGCCCTTTGCCTAGGAATTTTACTTGTTGCAGAGCTGTTACTAGTAAAAACACAAAGATGCAGGTGGGAGAAGCTGCCCACACTGATTGAGTGTAGATACACAAAATACCTGGTTATTGGTGTGCACAGAGAATTCCAATGTTTTGCAATGCTAGAAGTGGCAGACAAGAAGTTTTCTGTTGGGTAAAGAGAATGTTGTAATGACTGAAGCTGAAATGGAATATATCAGGTTGCTTGGTTTCTTTCCAAAAGCAGTAGATCTTAATCTTACTGAagccttttctctgctttgcatttgttaaaggcagaaggaaatgtCCAGTACGAGTTAAATAAGTTAACCATGCTTGGAGTTTCAAGTTGTCTTTTCTCATCTCAAGGTAGAGAAAgacccacagagctgctggataTCCCTTGGAGTGCAGAATAAATGTGTAGCTGGTTCTTTATCCCTGTGCTTTTTGCACTGTTAGTTTGAGATCACAAAATCTTTGGGCTGGGACTCTGGCTTCTGTATGATCAATAGAAAAAAGGCCAggtgggttggaagggacctctagaAATCATCTCAGGTCAGAGGTCTGACCTTGAGTATTTATTGCTTCAGTTAATTAAATGACGTCAACTGGGATCAGAATCATGTGCTTTAAGATGGAAATAATCATTTATTTCCTTGCAGTAGCTGGGTATTTTGCCTACAGGATTGAACACTTTGAGGATTTTTCATGTTCTCTTTCAACACTGGCCTTTGAGAGAGGGACTGGTGCATGTGTTTAAGCCATGGGGTATTTTGATATAATAGGATATAGAGGATTTATTCAGAAAGTACTGATGTGAACTTTGTACATTGATATTTTATAATTAGTACAAAGCCACAAGATAAATAGAAATATACCCAAACTTTGTTCAGAAACTCTCACTGAAATAGACAGTAGTAAAGGTAATAAACAAAATCTCGATCTGTCTTGGCTAAACTGTAAATCAGTgacttgtgtgtgtgttggaGCAGCACCAAGGCTCTAGGGAGATGCTGCaatggaggcagagctgtgcttccCTCGATGCACTCCCTGGGGCTGTAACTCCCCCCATCCCtaagccaggagcagctgcctggctttTCCTTGACTCCCATCCCACTTCACTTTTGGTGCCTACCTggaagtttggttttttttcctggaccAGGTATGCTTTAGCCAGTGTTActttgcagagctctgcttctCGAGCATCCATCAGGATCCtccatgtcatgtccctgcTGAAATAATTTACAAACTGATTGAAAGTATTGTGACACTTTGGGAATTTACCCAGGAGTCTTTGAATGTCCCAGCAGTGAATCATCAGGAAGGATTTTAGCAAGGCCTTACTTCAGGAGGGAGCAGTGTGGGGCACAAATTCTGTTCCTTGAAGCATGGTCAGAAGTGCAGAAGCCTTCTACAAGCTCTGTTGATTTTGACCACTTATTAAATTAGATTAAATCCATACTCTCTCTGTATTCACCCCACCTGTTGGAGTTCAGTGTAATGACACTgtggaaatatttcagttcaAATTACAATTAAATGAAACTATAAAAATATGGAGTATCCATGCTTAGGCTTTTCAGACTAAATTGTTGATTGCTgggcaaaaaccccaaactgactGGTTCCATGCCTGAGTTTTCACACagtgtggctgctcctgcattgCAGTCCCTGGGCAGGGTGGTGAAGtcaattaatttgcttttatttggaaaaattgCAGCAATTCCTTCCTTGAAGGAATAAAAGGATACAGCTTTCTGAACCAGATGGCATGCCCCTAGGAGAGGATGTAAATTAGGCATGTTTTCCCTTGTACATGTATTTCTTAGGTGTCAGATAACCCCACTTACTAGTGCTTACTTCCCCTAGGCCTGTCTGGatccctcctgtgctgtggtCAGTCCTCCAAACCTGCTCATCACTGCTTGAGGAGCAGCAAGAATTTAAACCTGGCTCTGATTTTTAACATAGTCTGGAAAAAGTTTGGTGCAAATGCAAGGATACAGAAACATCCTCGCCCCATCTTTTTTGCAGACTTGCACGGTGCAAGTATTTATTGCTAGCTGTGGCATTTGGCAGGTGTGTTACATTTGAATTAGGAGTGTTTGAAGACTGAGTTAGCAAAACAAGCTGTTGAATTGATATGTCAGATTTGACCTGGACTGAATTAGCTGAGCAGAAGGAGGAGTCCCAAGTGTTGAATATGCAAGTCTGTgacccaggagctgggaaattAAAAGACTAAGGTTCATCAGAAACTCTGGGACTCTTGCTTCCTCTAATTCTAGATATTCAAAACACTCAGAACACTGAAATATGAGCTCAGTCCCTCTGCTTTTAATAttaatatgaattttaaaacCAATAGGACAATCTCTAGAATTATTGTAGTCTTTGGGCTAGGTCCTTCATGACCTGTGGGGATGGCATGTATGATGTATGtaataaaaatctctttttttctaggAAGACCACAGCTATGAGGAGATATTTAAGCTGGGCTTTCCAGAAGTCTTTGTACCACAGTCCAGAGAGTGCATAAGAAGCTTAGAGCAAGTTCTTGATGCAAATAATGAAGGTGTTTGGATTCCTGAACTTTTGAAGAATCAACTTTGGTAATGAGTTTAGattaacagttaaaaaaaaaaaaaaaaaaaaagaaggaaaaagttcCTCATCAATTACTCTGTTTGTTTCATTATTTAGAAATCAGTGGTGCACTTAAAAAGCTTTTTAGTACTATGCTTCTCAGTGTATAGATCTTACCAGTTTTGTAGCACATTGTTAAAGGAAGTGGATGGTGTCTTAGCCATTGGAAAACAATGAAGGGAATATATCAAAATTACAAATTCCTGCTTAgggtttttcctgctgttgGTGTGCCTCCTTATGACTAAGCCTCTGGAATGCCAGAACCCAACAGGCAGCCTGTTCTTCCTGTTTGCTTGTCCTTTCTTTACAGCACATCCCACTTATTTCTTCATCATTGGAGGCTGCTGCTTCCACTAACaacttgctttttcttccctcccctctcagTTTTCCCAGTTGGTAACTACTTCTCATGTTTAACCAGATGTGCTTCAGAATCTGTGCTGCATCTGGCTTTTTCCTGGGCTGTGTTAATAGCAATTAGTATCATTAACTAGGCTTTCTCCAGCAACAGCTGGAACACTTCTAGCTCTGTTGCATGGTTTTTAAGGATCAGCAGCTTCAGAGCAGTATTGTAGTTACTGTACAGGGTTGCAGTTATTTTTTCATAACTTGGAGGCTTTGTGTCTAGAAAGCAGTGTCAGACCATACTTGAGAAATGTCCTAAGACCCAGAACAGACGTAGGTAAAAATGTGGGCACTCTTTCAGCCAAGTTCCTTGCATGTGTTATATTTTAATCAGCATCAAACCTGTGGAGAAATATAATTGTAAAAGGGACTGCACTATTAGATAAAACCAGGTAAAACCAAAAATTTCCTAATCCACTGTGACAAGTAAGTAAGGTCAATGACAACTGCAAACTGAGTAAAGCCCAACTGAGTTTTTATATGTGATGAATGCAGTGTGAGAATCCAAAGTACCAGGCCAGGGGAGCTCTCTCCTCCTCGCTGCTCAGCAGTGAGTGCCTTGGCCTTGCTTTGTGGGACAGGTGCTGCAGGGGCGAAGTGTGACCTGtgggatggagagagacttGAGAGACAGAAAAGGCAAAGGGCAGAGCTGACAGGACTGAACTCTGCCCACATctcacaggagcagctgaacactgtgagctgctggcatgtAGCAGTCTCTGAGATGAGCTCCTTATCTGAGGAGCACAAACACTTCTGCTGACTTACTGCTCCCACTAATTGTCCTGCCAGCTCATTAgtgcacagggctggcagttTGGGCAAGTGCAGGAAGGGTTTGAAGACAAGTTGCTTGTTAGATGAAGGTTAGTATACAGCTGTGTGAGGTGAAAATCACTGTTGCATATGCTCACTGAAAACATCAAAGTGTCTTTTGTTTCCTAGCATGGATTCTGGAAATGTATGGAGAGCACTCAGGGACTTTGATAACACCCCCAGCTCAAGACATCCCTGGAGTAAATCTCATTGCCAAGAAAACCTCTTGAGCGTTCTCAGAGTGGATGCAAATCAGAAGGTAATTGAACAATGGTTTTCCATTCTGCCAGCATAAACACTGGGCTGGGAATCTGATCTTCTGTAAGCTCTACATGCAGATGCATGAGGGACTAGATCTGGGTGAGTCacaaggtttgggttttttttaacagggaGTTTTTTAAGACAATAGCTTAGTGTTTTCTCATCTTCATGTGTAAGGAACTATGAAATGGTGCAGGATCACACTTTAATTGTCTTTGCAGTGAAGTCTGCCCAACACAGTTCCCTATTGTTAGGTGGTACACCCAGCTTTGGTAGAGATGGAGAAGTAGATTTCAGGTGGCAGAGATGGAGAATCAGCTCCCTGGTGTGTGGGCAGTAGGAttgtttactttttttgctCAGAGTGCAAGAAAACTGTCAGCCCCTAAAATCTATATTCACTTTCTGTTAAGTGAAAATCAGATCTGAATCAGAGAGGCTGTTACAGTAATTACTGGATGATTTTACTGTGAAGAAACTGAAATTGTTTTCAACTTCCCCTTTCCTCACATTATTCCTCTGCCTGTTTTTGTGCAGCTTGAGGGAGAGTATGTTTTAAATTGGATTGAATCCAAACCAGCAGTGCTGAAAGATCTCAAATAGACATGTCTGTGTTTAACAATCTCTTGTTTTGAGAAGGTACAGGTGTCAGGGATGGTTTAGAATTCAGTTATTTAGCTGGGATTAATTAGTCACAAGTAATTTTCAGAAGTAACTATTTCAATTGATTATTTGAATGCTGAAGCACGGGGTTGGCAAGGTAATGATTTTAGGGGAGTATTTGACTTTTCCTGCAAGTTATATACAAACAGAAGGATGGTGCTGAAGGTAGAAACCGATTTTGCACTTGAAAGTCATTTTGTAGAACTGTAATTTAACAGAGAGAAAATTGGAGACATTTCTCTAACATAGCTACACTCCCATTCTGTTCCTGTCTTGCCCCCCAGAATTAAATCAATGTCCTTCTTATCTATCACTGGAAAACTGTATTGCTTTTAACAATACTGATTAGGAGGCGTTTCTCAGCCATGCTTTGGTGCTAATTAAGGCTAATTCTAATTGGAAATGGCTTTTTTATTAATTGAAGTCACAGATTCATGTGTGTAGGTGATGCCTTGAGGGACTACCTGGagcagaggctagacagagttggagaataaagtaggtatttattgaAATGCTCTCAAAGGATGCTCCTGGGGCAGTGCAAAGCCTTGCagaggctacacccaagatggacaacAGCCACCAGTTTTCTCAGAGGGATGTAACTTTGGTCTTTTTGCATATCAGAGGTTAACTTTGCAGTTTTGGCTTCAGGTAATGAAATCACATTCCCCCAGTTTGCTTCTCTCCCCAGTTTGCTTTTGTTTATACTTTTGGGCCTGAGGCTGTGTTGATGACCTTGGTTCTCAGGCCTAAAAGGATTGTTTAgtctgaccaaaatgtgaaGAGAGCTAACTAGCATTCTGTGCAGAGTTCAGAGTTATGCACTAATGCAGTACGGagtctgaaaa containing:
- the CLBA1 gene encoding uncharacterized protein CLBA1; translated protein: MQNLSVVESLGNTDMAHCELPKELAAEAGGVCLHESGCNWNERTSNEEIVNLEATQQSLPVMNSEGRSCEEFSESSFSTSEPSGSWGDFEGFTEPLDKSERFSDNLEFSVKSAKTRGAGPELSSRGCSISAAQVCAEPSLCHGMQEASGSLSEEDHSYEEIFKLGFPEVFVPQSRECIRSLEQVLDANNEGVWIPELLKNQLCMDSGNVWRALRDFDNTPSSRHPWSKSHCQENLLSVLRVDANQKDVSENQADIFEESNVKDNEDFRFDGFRVNDCKALIQTKLSVSPSSRHGHLFTCNLFLKTTSSDENTQCITIPRKKQIFSTHNLKMKFFSSDVC